One Nerophis lumbriciformis linkage group LG19, RoL_Nlum_v2.1, whole genome shotgun sequence DNA segment encodes these proteins:
- the oc90 gene encoding otoconin-90, protein MMLMFLLTLPTLTCAQSVGALLCSEWEDGSPGHMMTMMTDCLGVRFTWLHALFQNLPSVVSFALKLRCASGLCLGDLEDYGCSCRYQPAGGAADPLDLCCETHRLCYRIAAPCSPQPAPLPSNLTCEAANTTCTSDGDWCQRTLCACDQAAIHCLTHNTYNRTLRGGHASSCSPANQTEFLLSQDVAVDESLSFFPASNSSYLTAEKLDLDAVGGANNYSQQMEMDIIKPPADQWEALQEEEEQEVNGTARELEEDKASVSGPLQQEVWLHDDTRLDEEAESSLEGELSDAATSSPAPFSVVSLQRTTASASSEEDQDEEDHDADEDGSKHPTTTTLTPHTTVQKTHGLSTSTRTTIPEEDKTRTSTDKVECEDQDENPESEDQEAGHKRAVPFFTWSLADSAGLTEVQTESNGPDCSTTSFYVYAKDGRARRSMPALGEMLLCLTGRCPHEYEKYGCYCGLEGGGQPVDRLDRCCFFHRCCLKKTRSLGCGADRKLSAHVSCTDRKPRCQGVSVCDRLQCSCHRTTAECMAAARLDHSLQAPAKCGGPAPLCRRVSRPPSNPRLPSQSSEEQLGGDSGLAAPDTPLAHGLNDSEESVEKPQTPPPHSSQGGVTHSGIQSHTHRPSAGLNQGRPDEEDEEEEEEEEEDE, encoded by the exons ATGATGCTGATGTTCTTGTTGACGCTGCCGACGCTCACATGTG CTCAGTCCGTTGGCGCCCTCCTGTGTTCAGAGTGGGAAGACGGTTCTCCAGGTCACATGATGACAATGATGACGG ACTGCCTGGGTGTGCGCTTCACGTGGCTGCACGCCCTCTTCCAGAACCTTCCGTCAGTGGTGAGCTTCGCACTGAAGCTGCGCTGTGCGAGTGGGCTGTGTCTTGGTGACCTGGAGGACTATGGCTGTTCCTGCAGGTACCAGCCAGCTGGGGGCGCCGCCGACCCGCTGGACCT CTGCTGTGAGACTCACAGGCTGTGTTACCGCATCGCTGCCCCCTGCAGTCCACAGCCGGCACCCCTTCCTAGCAACCTCACCTGTGAGGCCGCCAACACCACCTGTACCTCAG ATGGCGACTGGTGCCAGCGGACGCTGTGTGCATGTGACCAGGCCGCCATTCACTGCCTGACTCACAACACCTACAACCGCACCTTGAGAGGTGGCCACGCCTCCTCCTGCTCACCTGCCAACCAAACAG AATTCTTGCTCAGCCAAGACGTCGCAGTTGACGAGTCTCTCAGCTTCTTTCCTGCGTCAAACTCTTCCTACCTGACAGCAG AAAAGTTGGACCTAGATGCGGTGGGCGGGGCCAACAACTACAGCCAGCAGATGGAAATGGACATCATAAAGCCCCCTGCTG ACCAGTGGGAGGCGCTCCAAGAGGAggaagaacaggaagtgaacgggACCGCTCGCGAGCTGGAAGAAGACAAGGCATCTGTCAGCGGCCCCCTGCAGCAAG AAGTGTGGTTGCATGACGACACACGGCTAGACGAGGAGGCGGAGTCATCTCTGGAAGGAGAGTTGAGCGACGCGGCCACATCTTCGCCGGCACCGTTTTCAGTCGTCTCGCTGCAGAGAACCACGGCGTCGGCCTCTTCTGAGGAAGACCAGGATGAAGAGGATCATGACGCTGATGAAGACG GTTCTAAGCACCCAACAACAACCACTTTGACCCCACACACCACCGTGCAAAAAACACATGGGCTCAGCACTTCCACCAGAACCACAATACCCGAGGAGGACAAAACCAGAACCTCCACAGACAAAGTGGAGTGTGAGGACCAGGATGAGAATCCAGAATCAGAAG acCAGGAGGCAGGTCACAAGAGGGCCGTGCCGTTCTTCACGTGGTCCCTGGCGGACTCAGCGGGTCTAACAGAAGTCCAGACCGAGTCGAACGGTCCAG ATTGCAGCACCACCTCCTTCTATGTGTATGCCAAAGATGGGCGAGCACGGCGCTCCATGCCGGCGCTGGGCGAGATGCTGCTCTGTCTGACCGGGCGATGTCCGCACGAGTACGAGAAGTACGGCTGCTATTGCGGCCTGGAGGGCGGTGGCCAACCTGTGGATCGCCTGGACAG GTGTTGCTTCTTTCACCGGTGCTGTCTCAAGAAGACCCGCTCGCTGGGCTGTGGCGCCGACAGGAAGCTGAGTGCGCACGTGTCGTGCACAGACAGGAAGCCGCGAT GTCAGGGCGTGTCCGTGTGTGACAGGCTGCAGTGCTCGTGCCACAGAACCACCGCCGAGTGCATGGCGGCGGCCCGCCTTGACCACAGTCTGCAGGCGCCGGCCAAATGCGGCGGCCCCGCACCCCTCTGCCGCCGTGTCAGCAGACCCCCCAGCAACCCCAGACTTCCATCTCAGTCCAGCGAAGAGCAGCTGGGCGGGGACTCCGGCTTGGCGGCGCCGGACACGCCTCTTGCACATGGACTCAATGACAG CGAGGAAAGTGTAGAGAAGCCTCAAACTCCTCCCCCTCACAGCTCTCAAGGAGGGGTCACCCATAGTGGGATACAAAGCCACACCCACAGGCCGAGTGCAGGTCTGAACCAAGGGAGGCCGGACGAGGAagatgaggaagaagaagaagaggaggaagaagatgagtaa